The genomic stretch TGAAACCGGAGACGAAATCCTGCTCCCCCACGGTGGTGGCGCGGACCTGGGGCCGGCGGGGGGTGGCGCCGGCCATGCGGCCCACCAGCCGGTCCAAGCGGGCCTGGGCCCGCTCATACGCCTCGGGCGCGGCGGGGTCGGCCTGGACGATGACGTAGAGCCTGCCCCGCAGATTGTCGAACACCACCACTTCTTCCGACACCATCAGCAAGATGTCCGGCGTCTGCAGGGGATCGTCTTTGGCGCAGCGGGCCAAGCGGGGTTCGATGTAGCGGATGGTGTCGTAGCCGAAATATCCCACCAGGCCGCCGGTGAAACGGGGCAGACCCTCCACCTGGGCCACACGGAAGCAGCGTTGATAGCTTTCGATCCAGGCCAGGGGGTCGGCCACGCGGTGCTGCTCCACCTCCTCGCCGTCCCGGCGCACGCTCACTTCCCAGCCACGCACGCTGAGCACGGTGCGGCAGGGCAGGCCGAGGATGGAATAGCGGCCCCATTTTTCCCCTCCCTGCACTGATTCCAGCAAATAAGAATAAGGGCCGTCGGCCAGCTTGAGGTAGGCGCTGAGGGGCGTGTCCAAATCCGCCAGCACCTCGCGCATGAGGGGGATGCGGTTGTAGCCCTTTGCAGCCAGGGCCTGGAATTGGTCGCGGGTCATGGTCAGTACCTGCTGAATGAATCCGATGCGAAAGACAGCTTGTGTGAGGAGCAGCGTTCACACCCGCCATCGCCCCCTGCCACGACGCGCCCGGATTGTTCCCGCCGACCCCGCCACGGTCAGGCCGCGTCCGCCAGCAAGGACGGCAGCTCATCCAGACGGTCGATCACGGCATCGGGCCGGGCCAGGCGGATGTCCCGGCCGTGATTGTAGCCGTAGCTCACGCAGACGATGGCAAAACCGGCCGCCCGGGCCGCTTTCACGTCGCTGATGGAATCGCCCACCATAAGGGCCCGGACCGGGGCCACACCGAAAAATGCCGCCGCGTGCAGCAACGGCAGCGGGTCGGGTTTCTTTTTGGGCAGGCTGTCACCGCTGAGCACGATGCGAAAATAGTCATGCACGCCCAGGTCCTTGAGCAGCGGCCGGGTATAAGCCGCGGCCTTGTTGGTGACACAGCCCAAAGGGCAACCGCCCTGGCGCAAGGCCTCCAGGCCCTCCCGCACGCCGGGGTAGAGACGGCTGCGCACCGAGACATTGTCCCGGTACAAGTCCATGAACACCGGCAGGGCGCGGGCCAGCAGGCCGGGCTCCGGCTCACCTTCCAGATTGTTCACCAGGGCGCGCTTGACCAGGCGCTCGACCCCGTTGCCCACCCAGGTGCGGACCCTGGCCTCCCCGGCTGGGGGGCGGCCGATGCGTTTGAGCATTTCGTCCACGCACCAGGACAGGTCGGGCACGCTGTCCACCAGGGTGCCGTCCAGATCGATGAGGATCATTTCAGGTTTTTTGAGCATTTGCGCAAGGGTATTGATTGACTGCCGGAGACGCGCAGCGCACCACGTATTGGTTTGGGCCGTAAGCTGGATATTGAAAAGACCTTACCCGGCTTTGGCCAACTCGGCCCGCATGGCCGCCACCACGGAGTCGTAGCGGTTGGGGTCGGACTCTTTGCCGGCACCGAAGATGGCGGAACCGGCCACGAAGGTGTCGGCACCGGCTTCGGCGATGGCGCGGATGTTGTCCACTTTCACCCCGCCGTCGATCTCCAGCCGGATCGGCAGGCCGCTGTCGTCGATGAGCTTGCGGGCCGCGCGCAGTTTGCCCAGGGTGGCGGGTATAAATTTCTGACCACCGAAACCGGGGTTGACCGACATCAGCAGCACCATGTCCACCTTGTCCAGGACATAGTCCAAGTAATCCAGCGGCGTGGCGGGGTTGAACACCAGACCGGATTTGCAGCCCGACTCGCGGATCAGCGACAAGGAACGGTCAATATGCTCCGAGGCCTCGGGGTGAAAGGTGATGTAGCTGGCCCCGGCCCGGGCGAAATCGGGAATGATGCGGTCCACGGGCTTGACCATGAGGTGCACATCAATGTCGGCGCTGACACCGTGCTTGCGCAAGGCCTCGCACACCAGCGGACCGATGGTGAGATTGGGCACGTAGTGGTTGTCCATCACGTCGAAGTGGACGATGTCCGCGCCCGCCGCCAAAACCTGGTCCACTTCCCGGCCCAGACTGGCGAAATCCGCCGACAGGATGGAAGGTGCAATTTTGTAGTCCATGGAAACTCTCGCCTGTTGCTTGAAAACAAAAATCCGGATGCCGGGGTAAACGCTCCATTTTAGGTGAGTACGCGCAATAATTCACGTTTCACTTTACCCCCACTGACCGTCAAGGGCTGGCCGGGCGGGGCCGATGGTAGTGTTGTTCCCGCTCCAATCCCCGGCTCAGCATGAAACCGCCTCATCATTTCGCCTTGTTGCTCTGGGCGGCGGCGATGGCCGCTGCGATGAGCGCCCATTGCGCGCAAACGCCTGAGTGGGTGGCCGCCGCCGACCCGGCGACGGTGCTGCGCCTGGGATCCGGGTCGGCGCCGGTGTTCGCCTTGCAGCGCGAGGCCTCGACACGGCCCCGGGGGACGCTTGTTATTCTGCCCGATTGGGGCGTGCCGGCCAGCGCGTCGCCTGTGGCCCGCACCCTGGCCGAGGGCCTGGCCGGACAGGGCTGGACAACGCTGACCTTGTTCTGGCCCGCAGCGGGCACCCCAACACTGGAGTCCGCCCTGAACCAGGCCCGGGAAGCGCTGGAAACCACGCTGGCCCATCTCACCGGCCAGGGGGTGAACAAGGTTCTGGTGCTGGGCCACGGCGCCGGCGGCGTGGCCGCCGCCGACTATTTCGCCACGGTGGCCACCACAAGGGCCCAGGGCCTGATCCTGGTGAACGCCTCCCTCCCGGCGGGCCGGGTCAGCAGCCGCTACACGCCGGCCACCCTGGCGCGCATCACGCTGCCCATGCTCGATATTTTCGGTGCAGCGGACCGCCGGACGGCAGCCGAAGCCGGGGCCCGGGCGGCAGCGGCAAGACAAGACGCGGAGGCGGATACCCGGGGGACAAACATGCCGCAGGCGGCGGGTGCGGACGCCAGCACCCACATCCCGCCCGGCGAAACCCAGGGCCGCACCGCCTACCGGCAGGTGCGTGTCCCCGGTGCCGACCGTGATTTCACCGGGTTGGGTGC from Gammaproteobacteria bacterium encodes the following:
- a CDS encoding DUF3530 family protein; translated protein: MKPPHHFALLLWAAAMAAAMSAHCAQTPEWVAAADPATVLRLGSGSAPVFALQREASTRPRGTLVILPDWGVPASASPVARTLAEGLAGQGWTTLTLFWPAAGTPTLESALNQAREALETTLAHLTGQGVNKVLVLGHGAGGVAAADYFATVATTRAQGLILVNASLPAGRVSSRYTPATLARITLPMLDIFGAADRRTAAEAGARAAAARQDAEADTRGTNMPQAAGADASTHIPPGETQGRTAYRQVRVPGADRDFTGLGAVLLKRVRGWLAKQTRRR
- a CDS encoding ribulose-phosphate 3-epimerase codes for the protein MDYKIAPSILSADFASLGREVDQVLAAGADIVHFDVMDNHYVPNLTIGPLVCEALRKHGVSADIDVHLMVKPVDRIIPDFARAGASYITFHPEASEHIDRSLSLIRESGCKSGLVFNPATPLDYLDYVLDKVDMVLLMSVNPGFGGQKFIPATLGKLRAARKLIDDSGLPIRLEIDGGVKVDNIRAIAEAGADTFVAGSAIFGAGKESDPNRYDSVVAAMRAELAKAG
- a CDS encoding phosphoglycolate phosphatase, with translation MLKKPEMILIDLDGTLVDSVPDLSWCVDEMLKRIGRPPAGEARVRTWVGNGVERLVKRALVNNLEGEPEPGLLARALPVFMDLYRDNVSVRSRLYPGVREGLEALRQGGCPLGCVTNKAAAYTRPLLKDLGVHDYFRIVLSGDSLPKKKPDPLPLLHAAAFFGVAPVRALMVGDSISDVKAARAAGFAIVCVSYGYNHGRDIRLARPDAVIDRLDELPSLLADAA